A genomic region of Nymphaea colorata isolate Beijing-Zhang1983 chromosome 2, ASM883128v2, whole genome shotgun sequence contains the following coding sequences:
- the LOC116249299 gene encoding uncharacterized protein LOC116249299, with translation MTVRKRSGPAAASVESRPAGEGLNGGSKGMQPSSSTEDPPIIRPKLGQILAISAACMAPFVYLFFFHYEIDAELKRSVLINAAMSVGGFVVVVMLIPVASTYVLRRNLFGYDINKRGSPQGTIKVPESLGIVVGIVFLVVTILFQHFNFTSDSDWLVEYNAALASICFMLLLGFVDDVLDVPWRVKLLLPSFAALPLLMAYAGHTTVIVPKPLIPYAGLKVLDLGWIYKVYMGLLAVFCTNSINIHAGLNGLEAGQTIVIASAVLIHNAMQIGRSSDPEYQQAHAFSIYLMQPLLATSLALLSYNWYPSSIFVGDTYTYFAGMALAVVGILGHFSETLLLFFLPEVLNFLYSCPQLFKIIPCPRHRLPRFDPQTGLLTGTKDMNLVNLFLNLFGRCTEKSLCIRLLLFQAISCLCCFGLRHLLAGWYK, from the exons ATGACTGTACGGAAGAGATCTGGGCCGGCAGCGGCATCGGTGGAAAGCCGTCCAGCCGGTGAAGGTCTGAATGGTGGATCAAAAGGCATGCAGCCCTCCTCTTCAACGGAGGACCCTCCCATTATCCGCCCGAAGTTGGGGCAAATTCTGGCGATCTCTGCAGCCTGCATGGCTCCGTTTGTCTAcctctttttcttccattaCGAGATCGACGCCGAGCTTAAGCGCTCCGTCCTCATCAACGCGGCTATGAGCGTTGGCGGCTTCGTCGTCGTTGTGATGCTGATTCCGGTCGCTTCGACGTACGTTCTGAGAAGGAATTTGTTCGGTTACGACATCAATAAAAGAGGTTCCCCCCAAGGAACAATTAAAGT GCCAGAGTCACTGGGTATTGTTGTTGGGATTGTATTTTTGGTTGTCACGATTCTGTTCCAACATTTCAACTTTACTTCGGATTCTGAT TGGCTTGTTGAGTACAATGCAGCACTGGCCTCTATATGCTTCATGCTTCTTCTTGGTTTTGTTGATGATGTCCTTGATGTCCCTTGGAGGGT GAAATTGTTGCTACCATCATTTGCAGCACTTCCCTTATTGATGGCATATGCCGGACATACAACCGTCATTGTTCCAAAACCTCTGATTCCTTATGCTGGGTTAAAGGTTCTAGATTTAG GTTGGATATATAAAGTATATATGGGACTTCTAGCAGTATTTTGCACTAACTCTATCAATATTCATGCTGGTTTAAATGGCCTTGAGGCAGGACAAACAATTGTTATTGCATCTGCT GTTTTGATACATAATGCAATGCAAATTGGACGTTCCTCAGATCCTGAATATCAGCAAGCTCATGCATTCTCTATTTACCTCATGCAGCCACTGCTAGCAACTTCATTGGCTCTCCTTTCTTATAATTG GTATCCATCTTCTATTTTTGTTGGTGATACGTACACATACTTCGCTGGGATGGCATTGGCTGTGGTCGGCATACTAGGCCATTTCAG tGAAACTCTCttacttttcttccttcctgAAGTTCTAAATTTCCTATATTCATGTCCTCAG CTTTTTAAGATCATTCCATGCCCACGACACCGTCTTCCAAG GTTTGATCCACAAACTGGATTGCTGACGGGAACCAAGGACATGAACCTTGTCAACTTGTTCCTGAACCTATTTGGTAGATGTACAGAAAAGTCCCTCTGTATTCGGCTACTCCTTTTCCAG GCTATATCGTGTCTCTGTTGTTTCGGACTGAGGCATCTCCTTGCTGGTTGGTACAAGTAA
- the LOC116247556 gene encoding protein HAPLESS 2, whose amino-acid sequence MIADCKEILDVMAKIHCRGFLCLLLLLGLLFSFPSQLTALQIIAKSKIERCDQSSAKDLQCNEKLVIDVAVPSDSTGREASIMAELVETENTSNGKVQTIKESPVITIKKSAVYAVYEISYIRDVAYRPEELYVHTRKCEPEAGPNVVGGCSRLRDENGHVIEQTEPVCCSCGPNARVPHKCGSPFAAIIKGKANTAHCLRFPGDWFHIFGVGKWSLDFSIHVEVKTQSRKSEVVLGPEKKMVVSSDNLLRANLVGDYVGYTSIPSFENFYLVTPREGNSVQLDTLGGNYSMWMLLERVRFTLDGTECNKIGVSYEAFNRQPDFCRSPFWSCLHNQLWNFWESDSSRIKRGQPPQFMVEKRFERINQHPSAGSHTFSIGITEVLSTNLLIELNADDVHYVVHRSPGDILNISIPTFEALAQFGTATIISKNTGTLEASYSLVFDCSGGINRMEEQVFIMRPGEIAGRTFELRPTTNKATKYDCKAILKDCDFKEVDRAECQFTTIGTIIDTGTQIPSEINADEKGIFGEVKSLWRSFWDNLVGFLTGKTCRKSCSGFFDFGCHMQYICISWIVMFGLFLAIFPIVVVVLWLLHQNGIFDPLYDWWDALVGCEDQKNGTKGKHRKSGDREDIDDMRHKQKVKQRHGSTKSRVQPHRQKGKDYYYDTKESHLHHHRRKKYHGHHELDVSHRHRHHHGATEYAHHHKHDNGHDHVRGRVKKHENQKELASLQGYQAMKLDPSRVHAAGRKRTL is encoded by the exons ATGATTGCGGATTGCAAGGAGATTTTAGATGTGATGGCGAAGATTCACTGTCGAGGATTCCTCTGCCTCCTTCTTCTCCTGGGCCTGTTGTTCTCGTTCCCTTCGCAGCTTACTGCCCTGCAGATTATCGCCAAATCCAAGATCGAGCGGTGTGACCAGTCATCGGCGAAGGATTTGCAGTGCAATGAAAAGCTCGTGATCGATGTGGCTGTCCCTAGCGATTCG ACTGGTCGAGAGGCTTCTATTATGGCAGAACTTGTGGAGACTGAAAACACTTCAAATGGGAAGGTTCAAACTATCAAGGAATCACCCGTAATCACAATTAAAAAATCTGCAGTATATGCTGTTTACGAGATATCATATATACGG GATGTTGCTTACAGACCTGAGGAACTCTATGTCCATACTCGAAAATGTGAACCTGAAGCTGGTCCAAATGTTGTTGGAGGTTGTTCAAG GTTGCGTGATGAAAATGGACACGTCATTGAGCAAACTGAG CCAGTTTGCTGCTCTTGTGGACCAAATGCACGGGTACCTCACAAATGTGGAAGCCCCT TTGCTGCAATTATTAAAGGAAAAGCAAATACTGCCCATTGTCTCAGATTTCCAGGAGATTG GTTTCATATTTTTGGTGTAGGAAAATGGTCACTAGACTTCAGTATCCATGTTGAAGTGAAGACGCAGTCTAGGAAATCG GAAGTGGTTCTTGGTCCTGAAAAGAAAATGGTGGTATCAAGTGACAACCTCTTGAGAGCAAACCTTGTTGGTGATTATGTTGGTTACACTAGTATACCATCATTTGAGAATTTTTATCTTGTAACTCCAAGGGAG GGGAATTCTGTCCAGCTAGACACTCTTGGAGGGAACTACTCAATGTGGATGCTCTTGGAGAGGGTACGTTTTACTTTGGATGGCACAGAATGCAACAAAATTGGAGTAAGCTATGAAGCATTCAACAGGCAACCTGACTTTTGCCGTTCACCATTTTGGAGTTGTCTGCATAATCAGCTATGGAACTTCTGGGAG TCTGATTCCAGTCGAATAAAAAGGGGACAGCCACCACAATTTATGGTGGAGAAAAGATTTGAAAGAATCAACCAGCATCCG AGTGCAGGATCACACACCTTTTCTATTGGAATAACTGAAGTTCTTAGCACAAACCTTCTGATAGAACTTAATGCTGATGATGTCCACTATGTCGTTCATCG GAGTCCTGGTGATATACTGAACATTAGCATCCCAACTTTTGAAGCACTTGCTCAATTTGGTACTGCTACAATTATTTCTAAGAATACTGGGACCTTGGAAGCATCTTACAGTTTAGTG TTTGACTGCTCTGGAGGCATCAATAGAATGGAG GAGCAAGTCTTCATAATGAGGCCTGGAGAAATTGCTGGCCGTACATTTGAGCTGAGACCAACCACTAACAAAGCCACAAAGTATGATTGCAAAG CTATTCTGAAGGACTGTGACTTTAAAGAAGTTGACAGGGCAGAATGCCAATTCACTACTATTGGGACAATTATCGACACTGGGACCCAG ATCCCTTCCGAAATTAATGCTGATGAAAAAGGCATTTTTGGGGAAGTCAAAAGCTTGTGGCGTTCATTCTGGGATAACCTGGTTGGTTTTTTGACCGGGAAGACATGCAG GAAAAGTTGTTCGGGCTTCTTTGATTTTGGCTGTCATATGCAGTATATTTGCATTAGTTGGATCGTGATGTTTGGGCTTTTCCTTGCAATTTTTCCAATAG TGGTGGTGGTTCTCTGGTTACTGCATCAAAACGGTATCTTTGACCCTCTATATGACTGGTGGGATGCCTTAGTTGGATGTGAAGATCAAAAGAATGGAACGAAAGGGAAACATAGGAAAAGCGGTGATCGTGAGGACATTGATGACATGCGTCACAAGCAGAAGGTTAAACAGAGGCATGGTTCAACGAAAAGTAGAGTTCAGCCACACAGACAGAAAGGGAAGGATTACTATTATGATACTAAAGAAAGCCATCTTCACCATCACAGAAGGAAAAAGTATCATGGTCATCATGAGCTTGACGTTAGCCATcgccatcgtcatcatcatGGCGCAACTGAGTACGCTCACCATCACAAGCATGATAATGGCCATGACCATGTTCGCGGAAGGGTTAAAAAGCATGAAAACCAAAAGGAACTTGCCAGCTTACAAGGCTACCAGGCTATGAAGTTGGATCCATCTCGAGTGCATGCAGCAGGAAGGAAGAGAACCCTGTGA
- the LOC116248955 gene encoding plant UBX domain-containing protein 8, with amino-acid sequence MARPEKDAIEMFMSITGATEAVALQLLEEHGGDLNQAVNAFFSEGERRIEQPAIPAPQDDFMDVDPVEREPQRLPGPSLFAGSSLNPFSLLDADFVKDFFDGRSTTDFQGRRPWVSEPREVREIPIEFKDGGGQSGPSGTGPTIEDISGSVDLHVPETYGTVTVADDEDDEVRTTTPQVNPAGRNLNANNSLDGAFVERFPQPSAPQLTNITDNDIEEEMLQAAIEASKKEANNVMLSGIVDESAGPQCRQIPPVTEDDDLARAVSLSLKTAEQEKALREQRGTNGVLEKELLNVPDFEDGTSNADGRRRHIGMSKGTSSRINVEEGSLSNDEAEEQPLVRNRSRRFASRHADASSEADQLPETPSSTTEPNHVSTHSQDNIDDFHPDEWGGISSEEHDEAVMLEAALFGRIPEGAAYRFGYPSDQGAPIASDSSIPSYTWRVPRPPSPTLTAQRLLREQQDDEYMASLLADQEKELKAREEAERRHLEEAAARQAAIQEKKQQEEEACRKLVEQQELERQLVEKEASLPQEPSSDNELAVTLLVKMPDGSRYGRRFLKSDKLHSLFDFIDVGRVVKPGTYTLVRPYPRRAFSEADKELSLSELGLSSKQEALFLELL; translated from the exons ATGGCGAGGCCGGAGAAGGATGCGATCGAGATGTTTATGAGCATCACGGGCGCTACCGAAGCGGTGGCGTTGCAGCTGCTCGAG GAACATGGTGGCGATCTCAATCAAGCTGTCAATGCGTTTTTTAGTGAAGGGGAAAGGCGCAT TGAACAGCCAGCTATTCCTGCACCTCAAGATGATTTCATGGATGTGGATCCAGTAGAGAGAGAACCTCAACGGCTTCCAGGACCATCTCTTTTTGCAGGTTCTAGTTTGAATCCGTTTTCACTCCTAGACGCAGACTTTGTGAAAGATTTCTTTGATGGGAGAAGTACCACGGATTTTCAAGGCCGTAGACCCTGGGTTTCAGAACCCAGAGAAGTCAGGGAAATCCCTATAGAGTTTAAGGATGGTGGAGGGCAGTCTGGTCCTTCAGGGACTGGGCCTACCATTGAGGATATCTCTGGAAGTGTGGATTTACATGTGCCAGAAACTTATGGGACTGTAACAGTTgctgatgatgaagatgatgaggtTCGAACCACCACTCCACAAGTTAACCCTGCAGGTCGAAATCTAAATGCGAACAATAGTTTGGATGGTGCCTTTGTTGAGAGATTTCCTCAACCAAGTGCTCCACAGTTGACCAATATTACAGACAATGACATTGAGGAAGAGATGTTGCAAGCTGCTATTGAAGCTTCAAAAAAGGAAGCAAACAACGTGATGCTTTCTGGCATTGTTGAT GAGTCAGCTGGCCCTCAATGTAGACAAATTCCCCCTGTTACGGAAGATGATGACCTTGCACGGGCTGTCTCATTATCGTTGAag ACAGCAGAGCAAGAGAAGGCACTCCGTGAACAGAGGGGCACAAATGGAGTGTTAGAGAAGGAGCTATTGAATGTGCCTGACTTTGAAGATGGAACCTCTAATGCAGATGGAAG GAGGCGCCATATTGGTATGTCAAAGGGAACTTCGAGTCGTATCAATGTGGAAGAAGGAAGTTTGTCCAACGATGAGGCAGAGGAACAGCCCTTGGTTAGGAACAGGTCAAGGCGTTTTGCCTCTAGACATGCAGACGCTTCCAGTGAAGCTGATCAACTGCCAGAAACACCATCGTCAACTACTGAACCAAATCATGTTTCTACTCATTCTCAGGATAACATCGACGATTTTCATCCTGATGAG TGGGGAGGTATATCTTCAGAAGAACATGATGAGGCAGTCATGCTTGAGGCTGCACTTTTTGGTAGAATACCTGAGGGAGCTGCATACCGATTTGGATATCCATCTGATCAAGGTGCACCAATTGCTTCAGACAGCAGCATTCCCTCATACACTTGGCGTGTACCAAGGCCACCTTCTCCTACCCTTACAGCACAACGTTTACTTCGAGAACAACAGGATGATGAGTATATGGCATCACTTCTAGCAGACCAGGAGAAAGAATTGAAAGCCAGAGAGGAAGCTGAAAGGCGTCATTTGGAAGAGGCAGCTGCTAGGCAAGCTgctattcaagaaaaaaaacagcagGAGGAAGAGGCTTGCAGAAAATTGGTTGAGCAACAG GAACTGGAGAGGCAACTTGTAGAGAAAGAAGCTTCCCTTCCTCAGGAGCCTTCCTCAGACAATGAACTTGCAGTAACACTTCTTGTAAAGATGCCAGATGGTAGCCGCTATGGCCGACGTTTCCTGAAGTCTGATAAACTTCAT TCGCTTtttgatttcatagatgttggAAGAGTGGTTAAACCTGGCACCTATACACTG GTTAGGCCATATCCTCGACGCGCCTTCAGTGAGGCAGATAAAGAGTTGTCACTGAGTGAGCTAGGTCTTTCCAGTAAGCAGGAAGCTCTCTTCTTGGAACTGTTATAG